A part of Brassica rapa cultivar Chiifu-401-42 chromosome A05, CAAS_Brap_v3.01, whole genome shotgun sequence genomic DNA contains:
- the LOC103868876 gene encoding uncharacterized protein LOC103868876 → MVAIAKTFCYRSAKSDPSMMILKCISSTCQWRVYATKLKDSEVFEVRKLVSVHTCSIAERGGYQGQATSAVIGELMKSKFAGNGIGPRPREIKMMMRGDHDVSISYWKAWKSRELAVDNGHGTCNASYIKLSVYLNNLVLENPGSLANLHTEQTEAGGHRFKYMFLALGASVEGYKAMRKVVVVDGTHLKGRYAGCLLTASAQDGNYQIFSLAFAIVDSENDMLWEWFFENQSAFVPNEPRLVVVSDRHPSIYKRISKVYPSAGHCVCVLHLKRNIRSNFRERHLEYLVAKAARAYKLNDFYVTFNEIKAMDPKCAAYLIEIGFQHWARSHFPGNHYNVLTSNFTESWNSVLSKAREFPIFQLIDFIREKLMTWFAKRRDSASKSGGPITPRIEGILTNNFEMTGGYEVVDIAEKEYEVRNKTGGSFHVNLTARTCSCFEFQMLAIPCSDVIAAALKAKMNVEELVIDEYKPDSLKRAYEGIILPESAAPVEVGMPSIVTDLQLGPPAIRRPPGRPKKQRYFSRGEKRVKCVRRRIKCGRCKGIGHNKATCKNPI, encoded by the exons ATGGTTGCTATAGCTAAAACGTTTTGCTACCGTAGCGCCAAGTCAGATCCTAGCATGATGATACTGAAATGCATTAGCTCAACTTGCCAATGGCGTGTGTATGCGACCAAGTTAAAAGATTCAGAGGTTTTTGAGGTGAGGAAACTTGTAAGCGTTCATACATGTTCTATAGCAGAGCGTGGTGGATACCAAGGGCAAGCGACTTCAGCTGTCATTGGAGAGCTGATGAAATCTAAATTTGCTGGAAACGGTATCGGACCTAGGCCGAGGGAAATTAAAATGATGATGCGGGGTGACCATGACGTCTCCATTTCATACTGGAAAGCGTGGAAGTCAAGGGAATTGGCTGTGGATAATGGCCACGGAACGTGTAATGCTTCTTACATAAAGCTCTCGGTGTATCTCAATAATCTGGTATTAGAAAATCCTGGATCTTTAGCCAACTTACACACTGAACAAACCGAGGCAGGGGGCCACCGGTTCAAATATATGTTCCTCGCCTTAGGAGCATCAGTAGAAGGATATAAGGCGATGAGGAAGGTGGTGGTCGTTGATGGGACTCATTTGAAAGGAAGGTATGCAGGATGTCTGCTGACGGCATCAGCACAAGATGGGAACTACCAAATATTTTCCTTGGCCTTCGCCATTGTTGATAGCGAGAATGACATGTTGTGGGAGTGGTTTTTCGAAAACCAATCAGCATTTGTGCCTAATGAGCCCCGATTGGTCGTCGTATCTGACAGGCATCCCTCCATCTACAAAAGGATTAGCAAG GTTTATCCAAGTGCAGGCCACTGCGTTTGTGTGCTCCATCTGAAGAGAAACATCAGGTCCAATTTTCGTGAAAGGCATTTGGAATACCTAGTCGCGAAGGCAGCAAGGGCTTATAAGTTGAATGATTTCTACGTTACATTCAACGAGATTAAAGCGATGGATCCAAAGTGTGCAGCATACCTAATCGAGATTGGATTTCAGCACTGGGCACGATCCCATTTCCCTGGAAACCATTACAATGTTTTGACTAGCAACTTCACTGAGTCTTGGAATTCCGTTTTGAGCAAGGCGAGAGAATTTCCAATTTTCCAGTTGATCGATTTCATCAGGGAGAAGCTAATGACTTGGTTTGCAAAGAGACGAGATTCTGCTAGCAAAAGCGGTGGACCTATCACCCCACGCATTGAAGGAATCCTGACTAACAACTTCGAGATGACCGGAGGATATGAGGTTGTCGACATAGCTGAGAAGGAGTACGAGGTACGCAACAAGACTGGGGGAAGCTTCCATGTAAACCTCACCGCACGGACTTGCAGCTGTTTTGAGTTTCAGATGCTAGCTATTCCATGCTCTGACGTCATTGCTGCTGCACTCAAAGCGAAGATGAATGTGGAGGAGCTGGTTATTGATGAATACAAGCCAGATTCCCTCAAGCGTGCCTATGAAGGAATTATACTTCCCGAATCAGCCGCACCGGTGGAGGTAGGAATGCCTTCTATTGTGACCGACCTCCAGTTGGGTCCACCTGCAATACGACGTCCCCCGGGGAGGCCTAAGAAGCAGAGATACTTTTCAAGAGGCGAAAAACGT GTGAAGTGTGTACGCAGAAGGATCAAATGCGGGAGGTGCAAAGGCATTGGACACAACAAGGCCACTTGCAAGAACCCAATATGA